One Amycolatopsis thermophila DNA segment encodes these proteins:
- a CDS encoding type II toxin-antitoxin system CcdA family antitoxin, with product MARLNVYVPDELANRAKAADLNVSALVQAAIADELQRRATDSWLDALPVPRGAVAHDAAMTALDAARADLAGDD from the coding sequence ATGGCAAGGCTGAACGTCTACGTGCCGGACGAGCTGGCGAACCGCGCGAAGGCCGCCGATCTCAACGTGTCGGCGCTCGTGCAGGCCGCGATCGCCGACGAACTGCAACGCCGTGCCACCGACTCCTGGCTGGACGCTCTCCCGGTGCCGCGCGGTGCGGTGGCCCACGATGCGGCCATGACGGCTCTTGACGCCGCTCGGGCGGACCTGGCCGGCGATGACTGA
- a CDS encoding type II toxin-antitoxin system VapC family toxin: MTDVPAEIVVLDASVLVDLLAGTDLAAAAKERLPGTVLHAPAHLDAEVLSALGRLERAGHLGATDVEAALASLATIPLTRHPVVELVPGAWARRADLRLVDALYVELAARLRTRVLTTDHRLARATPLAEGIGR; the protein is encoded by the coding sequence ATGACTGACGTTCCCGCGGAGATCGTGGTCCTGGACGCCTCGGTTCTCGTCGACCTGCTCGCGGGCACCGACCTGGCGGCGGCGGCCAAGGAGCGCCTCCCCGGCACCGTCCTGCACGCGCCGGCTCACCTGGACGCCGAAGTCCTGTCCGCCCTGGGCAGGCTCGAGCGTGCGGGGCACCTGGGCGCGACGGATGTCGAGGCGGCGCTGGCGTCCCTGGCGACCATCCCGCTCACCCGCCACCCGGTCGTGGAGCTCGTGCCCGGCGCGTGGGCGCGGCGGGCGGATCTGCGTCTGGTCGACGCGCTGTACGTCGAACTCGCCGCCCGCCTGCGCACCCGCGTGCTCACCACGGATCATCGCCTCGCCCGGGCGACCCCGCTCGCCGAGGGGATCGGCCGCTGA
- the ligD gene encoding non-homologous end-joining DNA ligase LigD, which translates to MSARSRSRGDRDRLSSYRAKRDFSVTGEPAGAPATPGPGRRFVVQRHRARRLHYDFRLEVDGVLASWAVPKGPTLDPGVRQLAVHVEDHPMEYADFEGVIPKGQYGGGDVIVWDRGTWEPADDTDPVRAIAGGELHFDLRGEKLAGRFALVRTGRGDEQWLLIHKHDDHARPGWDPEELPRSVKTGRTNDEVAAAPEAMWRSDVPADQAEVPLAAPVGRWDAPDDDELAALDDLGKSGTWTVAGRTLKLTNLDKVLFPGTGREPPVTKRELIRYSARIAPFMLPYLAGRPVNAHRYPDGVDRPGFWHKEVPGHAPDWLTRWQNPDADPGETQCYAVLDSVPALVWMVNFGGVELHPWTSRLPDVRQPTWALIDIDPGTTTGFDDVVELARLYRTALEHLDVAGMPKVTGQRGIQIWVPVAAGYTFDDTRAWVEKVSRVVGRVLPDLVSWRWYKNERGGLARLDYTQNAINKTLVAPFSPRPAPGAPVSVPITWDELDDPALRPDGWTIRTVLDRVRDTGDPLAPLIGRPQHLPDL; encoded by the coding sequence GTGAGCGCGCGAAGCCGGAGCAGGGGTGACCGCGACCGGCTGTCGTCGTACCGGGCCAAGCGGGACTTCTCGGTGACCGGGGAGCCGGCCGGCGCGCCGGCGACCCCGGGGCCGGGCCGCCGGTTCGTCGTGCAGCGGCACCGAGCCCGGCGGCTGCACTACGACTTCCGGCTGGAGGTCGACGGGGTGCTGGCCAGCTGGGCGGTGCCGAAGGGGCCGACGCTGGACCCGGGGGTGCGCCAGCTCGCGGTGCACGTCGAGGACCACCCGATGGAATACGCCGACTTCGAAGGCGTCATCCCGAAGGGCCAGTACGGCGGCGGCGACGTGATCGTCTGGGACCGGGGCACCTGGGAACCGGCCGACGACACCGATCCGGTGCGCGCGATCGCGGGCGGCGAGCTGCACTTCGACCTGCGGGGCGAGAAGCTGGCCGGCCGGTTCGCGCTCGTCCGCACCGGGCGGGGGGACGAGCAGTGGCTGCTCATCCACAAGCACGACGACCACGCCCGGCCCGGCTGGGACCCCGAGGAGCTGCCGCGCTCGGTGAAAACCGGCCGCACCAACGACGAGGTGGCCGCGGCGCCGGAGGCGATGTGGCGCAGCGACGTGCCGGCCGACCAGGCCGAGGTGCCCCTGGCCGCGCCCGTCGGCCGGTGGGACGCGCCGGACGACGACGAGCTCGCCGCACTCGACGACCTCGGCAAGAGCGGCACCTGGACGGTCGCCGGCCGCACGCTCAAGCTCACCAACCTGGACAAGGTGCTCTTCCCGGGGACCGGTCGCGAGCCGCCCGTCACCAAGCGGGAACTCATCCGCTACAGCGCCCGGATCGCCCCGTTCATGCTGCCCTACCTCGCCGGGCGGCCGGTCAACGCGCACCGCTACCCCGACGGCGTGGACCGGCCGGGCTTCTGGCACAAGGAGGTTCCCGGCCACGCCCCGGACTGGCTCACCCGCTGGCAGAACCCGGACGCGGATCCGGGCGAAACGCAGTGCTACGCGGTGCTCGACAGCGTGCCCGCCCTGGTGTGGATGGTGAACTTCGGCGGGGTCGAGCTGCACCCGTGGACCTCGCGGCTGCCCGACGTGCGGCAGCCCACCTGGGCACTGATCGACATCGACCCGGGAACGACCACCGGCTTCGACGACGTCGTCGAGCTCGCCCGCCTCTACCGCACGGCGCTGGAGCACCTGGACGTCGCGGGCATGCCCAAGGTCACCGGGCAGCGCGGCATCCAGATCTGGGTGCCCGTCGCGGCCGGCTACACCTTCGACGACACCCGCGCGTGGGTCGAGAAGGTGTCCCGGGTCGTCGGCCGCGTCCTGCCCGACCTGGTGAGCTGGCGCTGGTACAAGAACGAGCGCGGCGGCCTCGCCCGCCTCGACTACACCCAGAACGCGATCAACAAGACGCTGGTCGCGCCGTTCAGCCCGCGCCCGGCGCCCGGGGCGCCCGTGTCGGTGCCGATCACGTGGGACGAGCTCGACGACCCCGCCCTGCGGCCGGACGGCTGGACGATCCGCACCGTCCTCGACCGCGTCCGCGACACCGGTGATCCGCTGGCCCCGCTGATCGGCCGGCCGCAGCACCTGCCCGACCTGTGA